The proteins below come from a single Chitinophaga pinensis DSM 2588 genomic window:
- a CDS encoding aldo/keto reductase: MATSTKSLTFSLGGQLEINRLGYGAMQLTGKGVFGEVADRENAKKVLQAAVAAGVNFIDTAEAYGPKLNESLIADALHPYKEGLVIATKGGFNRPGPDQWVPNGNPDYIRENIEGSLKRLKVDTIDLWQLHRFDSNVPVEETLAPVAEAVKAGKIRYVGLSEVNVAQIERAEKVLPIVSVQNLYNLGNRQWEEVLDYTTERGLAFIPWFPLASGPDTLADKISKIAAAHDATTAQIALAWLLRRADNILLIPGTKSITHLEENLKAADIELTDEEFDQLSK, encoded by the coding sequence ATGGCAACAAGCACAAAAAGCCTGACTTTCTCCTTAGGAGGTCAGCTGGAAATCAACCGTCTTGGTTACGGTGCAATGCAATTGACAGGAAAAGGAGTATTTGGAGAGGTGGCTGACCGTGAGAATGCGAAGAAAGTGCTACAGGCTGCGGTTGCAGCTGGTGTGAACTTCATCGATACTGCGGAAGCATATGGGCCTAAGTTGAATGAATCACTGATCGCAGATGCTTTACATCCTTACAAGGAGGGGCTGGTTATCGCTACCAAAGGCGGGTTCAACCGTCCGGGACCTGATCAATGGGTACCGAATGGTAACCCGGATTACATCCGCGAAAATATTGAAGGTAGTCTCAAACGGCTAAAGGTAGACACCATCGACCTCTGGCAATTGCATCGTTTTGACTCCAATGTTCCGGTAGAAGAAACACTGGCGCCTGTTGCAGAAGCCGTTAAGGCAGGTAAGATCAGGTATGTAGGTTTATCTGAAGTAAATGTAGCGCAGATCGAGCGTGCTGAAAAGGTATTGCCGATCGTCTCTGTACAGAATCTCTACAACCTGGGCAATCGTCAGTGGGAAGAAGTACTGGATTACACCACTGAACGTGGACTGGCATTTATTCCGTGGTTCCCGCTGGCTTCCGGTCCTGATACACTGGCCGACAAAATCAGTAAGATCGCTGCTGCTCACGATGCTACTACGGCTCAGATCGCATTAGCATGGTTGCTGAGACGTGCGGATAACATCCTGCTGATACCTGGTACCAAGTCTATCACGCACCTGGAAGAGAATCTGAAGGCGGCTGATATAGAACTGACGGACGAAGAGTTTGACCAGCTGTCTAAATAA
- a CDS encoding glycosyl hydrolase family 95 catalytic domain-containing protein — MKKLTLLFISISPFYAHAQEALKLWYKQPAGNVWTAALPVGNGRIAGMVFGNPAEELLQLNEATVWTGSPNRNENPEALAALPQIRQLIFDGKQKEAQDLAGEKIQTKLSGGQMYQPVGTLHLAFPGHEHYDNYYRELDIEKAVATTTYMVDGVKYTREVFASVPAQTIIVRLSSSKPGTLGFSAYLTTPQKNAVVKASGKDLTVNGITGSHEGVEGKVKFNGITRVIASGGSVATSDTAVTIKNANSALLFISMATNYVNYQDLSADEVKKASAYLNAAVKQPYATLLKEHIAAYQRYFNRVKIDLGTSDVAKDPTDVRLVNFSKTYDPQFISLYFQFGRYLLISCSQPGGQPATLQGLWNSEMSPPWDSKYTININTEMNYWPAEKDNLPEMHEPLVQMVKELSVTGQGTARILYGARGWVAHHNTDLWRITGPVDRIFYGIWSMGGAWLAQHLWDRYLYNGDRRYLADVYPAIKGAALFFVDDLVEDPKRKYLVVNPGTSPENAPSTRPNVSFDAGCTMDNQIVFDALSAAINAAEILGKDAALVDTFKTVRRRLPPMQVGQYGQLQEWIDDLDNPKDNHRHISHLYGLYPSAQISPDRTPLLASAANTTLLQRGDVSTGWSMGWKVNWWARLQNGEHALKLITNQLSPVGQHGGGTYTNLFDAHAPFQIDGNFGCTSGITEMLMQSHDGVIYVLPALPPQWKNGNIKGLRARGGFVIDDLVWQDGKITKLVITSTLGGNCRIRSAAPLKGKSQLKQASGENSNPFYQVTPVAAPLVHTKTLAPLESAVPNTYDVATEKGKSYHFTAL; from the coding sequence ATGAAAAAACTAACCCTGCTGTTCATTAGCATCTCTCCATTCTATGCACATGCGCAAGAAGCATTGAAATTATGGTACAAGCAACCCGCCGGTAACGTCTGGACGGCAGCTCTGCCCGTCGGTAATGGCCGTATCGCCGGAATGGTGTTTGGTAATCCGGCAGAAGAACTGCTGCAATTGAATGAAGCAACTGTATGGACGGGCAGTCCGAACCGGAATGAGAATCCGGAAGCACTGGCTGCATTACCACAGATCCGTCAGTTGATCTTTGACGGTAAACAGAAAGAAGCACAGGACCTGGCGGGAGAAAAGATACAGACCAAACTCTCCGGTGGTCAGATGTACCAGCCTGTAGGGACTTTACACCTTGCCTTCCCTGGTCATGAGCACTATGATAATTACTACCGTGAACTTGACATAGAAAAGGCGGTCGCTACTACTACTTATATGGTCGACGGTGTTAAGTATACGCGTGAAGTATTTGCTTCAGTACCTGCACAAACTATCATTGTTCGCCTCAGCAGCAGTAAACCAGGTACACTGGGATTTTCAGCCTATCTCACGACTCCACAGAAGAATGCGGTGGTCAAAGCCAGTGGGAAAGATTTAACTGTAAATGGCATTACCGGCAGTCATGAAGGTGTGGAGGGAAAGGTGAAATTTAACGGGATTACCCGGGTGATTGCCAGCGGAGGAAGTGTCGCCACTTCTGATACCGCTGTTACCATAAAGAATGCGAATAGTGCGTTGCTGTTTATCTCCATGGCGACGAACTATGTGAATTACCAGGACCTGAGTGCAGATGAAGTAAAGAAAGCAAGCGCCTACCTGAATGCAGCGGTTAAACAACCTTATGCTACTTTACTGAAAGAACACATTGCTGCTTATCAACGTTATTTTAATCGTGTGAAAATAGACCTGGGCACTTCTGATGTGGCAAAAGACCCCACTGATGTACGACTGGTCAACTTTTCCAAAACATATGATCCGCAATTTATATCCCTGTATTTTCAGTTTGGCCGCTACCTGCTGATTTCCTGTTCGCAGCCTGGCGGGCAACCAGCTACTTTACAGGGCCTCTGGAACTCAGAAATGTCGCCTCCATGGGATAGCAAATACACAATTAACATCAATACTGAAATGAACTACTGGCCGGCAGAAAAGGATAATCTGCCGGAAATGCATGAGCCCCTGGTACAAATGGTAAAGGAGTTGTCAGTTACCGGACAGGGTACTGCCCGTATACTCTACGGTGCAAGAGGATGGGTGGCCCATCACAATACGGATCTCTGGCGTATCACAGGTCCGGTAGACCGGATCTTCTACGGTATCTGGAGTATGGGAGGCGCCTGGCTGGCACAGCACCTCTGGGACCGTTATCTGTACAATGGCGACAGGCGTTACCTGGCTGACGTCTATCCGGCTATAAAAGGCGCCGCTTTGTTTTTTGTAGATGACCTGGTAGAAGATCCGAAGCGTAAATACCTGGTGGTGAATCCGGGGACTTCTCCTGAAAATGCACCTTCCACCCGTCCGAACGTTTCTTTTGATGCAGGATGTACTATGGATAACCAGATCGTTTTTGACGCACTGAGCGCGGCTATCAATGCGGCTGAGATACTAGGGAAAGATGCTGCCCTGGTGGATACATTCAAGACTGTCCGCCGCCGGCTCCCGCCTATGCAGGTAGGTCAGTACGGACAGTTACAGGAGTGGATAGACGACCTGGATAATCCGAAGGATAATCACCGCCACATTTCTCACCTGTATGGTCTGTATCCTTCTGCACAGATCTCACCTGACCGTACACCCTTATTAGCCAGTGCTGCGAATACTACCCTGCTGCAACGCGGTGATGTATCGACGGGCTGGAGTATGGGCTGGAAGGTAAACTGGTGGGCCAGACTGCAAAACGGAGAACACGCCCTGAAACTGATCACTAATCAGCTGAGTCCTGTAGGCCAGCATGGTGGTGGTACTTATACTAATCTTTTTGATGCCCATGCCCCTTTCCAGATTGACGGTAACTTCGGTTGTACTTCCGGTATCACAGAAATGCTCATGCAAAGTCATGATGGGGTTATCTATGTATTGCCGGCTTTACCTCCACAATGGAAGAACGGCAATATCAAAGGCTTACGTGCAAGAGGTGGTTTCGTGATTGATGATCTGGTATGGCAGGACGGTAAGATCACCAAACTGGTGATCACCTCTACCTTAGGGGGGAATTGCCGGATCCGTAGTGCGGCGCCTTTAAAAGGGAAGAGCCAGCTGAAGCAGGCATCCGGAGAAAACAGTAACCCTTTTTATCAGGTGACGCCGGTGGCAGCGCCATTGGTACACACGAAAACACTTGCGCCATTGGAAAGCGCAGTACCGAATACTTATGATGTAGCGACTGAAAAGGGAAAGAGCTATCACTTTACAGCGTTATAG
- a CDS encoding GH39 family glycosyl hydrolase, with the protein MERRKFLKQAIVSAAGSALIPGIVAGRSLWEEQPPLIIDTKVQGRTFSHFWSKCVGAGRAGEVLRTGSPWLEHLQLGQKHCGFQYCRLHGIFHDDMSVYQGGVYNWLRVDDVINRMLKAGVKPFVELSFFPREMAGGAATAYWWKANVSPPGDFSKWSQLVTNFAKHCIEKFGIGEVSSWYFEVWNEPNIRATWDGSKSQYFAMYKATAQALKTVSPQLRVGGPATSNFVGDGRFDGETEDKSKISVTAGDPEALKWKGVWIEDFLEYCKQQQVPVDFISTHPYPTDMPFNNGKGTLRGVDATLKDLQWLRAVVDKSAFPKAEIHLSEWGTSSSGRDAMHDALPSAAYIIKANVDSIGLADGMAYWNLTDSGEEGSGAQSFSGGNGLLNYQGIAKPAFHAYRMLHTLGDELLYNKDGIIVTRHKAGQRLTALVYNYPATLKTVPPFGGTDVAENTLKMGEAREFNFKLLNTNKDARFNVEILDRENGNALNALQQAGNPDALSGDQLRLMQLRAMAVREEQVLSNNTGILLIGKTLQPWDVMLIDETH; encoded by the coding sequence ATGGAAAGACGTAAATTTTTGAAACAGGCAATCGTTTCAGCTGCGGGTAGTGCATTAATACCCGGCATTGTAGCAGGCCGTTCACTATGGGAAGAACAACCTCCGTTGATAATTGACACCAAAGTGCAGGGACGCACATTTTCACACTTCTGGAGTAAATGTGTAGGAGCAGGCCGCGCTGGAGAAGTACTCCGTACGGGATCCCCCTGGCTGGAACACCTGCAGTTGGGCCAGAAACATTGCGGCTTTCAATATTGTCGTCTTCACGGGATCTTTCATGATGATATGTCTGTTTACCAGGGTGGCGTTTATAATTGGCTCCGGGTAGACGATGTGATCAACAGAATGTTGAAAGCCGGTGTAAAACCCTTTGTAGAGCTAAGTTTCTTTCCCAGGGAAATGGCCGGCGGCGCTGCTACTGCTTACTGGTGGAAAGCGAACGTTTCCCCTCCGGGTGATTTTTCAAAATGGTCACAACTGGTAACCAACTTCGCCAAACATTGTATCGAGAAATTCGGAATAGGAGAAGTCAGCAGCTGGTACTTCGAAGTCTGGAATGAACCGAATATCCGGGCTACCTGGGATGGCAGTAAAAGCCAGTATTTTGCGATGTACAAGGCGACTGCACAGGCGCTTAAAACCGTTTCTCCGCAATTGCGTGTAGGTGGTCCTGCCACCAGCAACTTTGTGGGTGATGGCCGTTTTGATGGCGAAACAGAAGATAAATCAAAGATATCAGTGACAGCAGGAGATCCGGAAGCATTGAAGTGGAAAGGCGTGTGGATAGAAGATTTCCTGGAATATTGTAAACAACAGCAGGTACCTGTTGACTTTATATCTACCCATCCATATCCGACGGATATGCCGTTTAACAATGGTAAAGGCACACTGAGAGGTGTGGATGCTACGCTGAAAGACCTGCAATGGTTGCGGGCAGTTGTGGATAAAAGCGCCTTTCCAAAGGCAGAGATCCATCTCTCTGAATGGGGAACCAGTTCCTCCGGCAGAGATGCTATGCACGATGCGCTGCCCAGCGCCGCTTATATCATCAAAGCAAATGTGGATAGTATCGGTCTGGCCGACGGCATGGCTTACTGGAACCTGACTGATAGCGGTGAAGAGGGCAGTGGTGCACAATCCTTCTCCGGCGGTAACGGATTACTCAACTACCAGGGTATTGCCAAACCCGCTTTTCATGCTTACCGCATGTTGCATACATTGGGCGATGAACTGCTGTATAACAAAGACGGTATCATCGTCACACGCCATAAGGCCGGTCAGCGGCTTACCGCTCTTGTGTATAACTATCCGGCAACACTGAAAACAGTACCTCCGTTTGGTGGTACAGATGTAGCAGAGAATACACTGAAAATGGGAGAAGCCCGCGAGTTTAACTTTAAACTACTCAATACCAACAAAGACGCACGCTTTAACGTCGAAATCCTTGACCGTGAAAACGGTAACGCACTCAATGCATTGCAACAGGCGGGTAATCCGGATGCCCTGAGTGGGGATCAGTTGCGACTCATGCAGCTAAGAGCAATGGCTGTGAGAGAAGAACAGGTATTGTCGAATAATACAGGCATATTGCTGATCGGCAAGACGCTGCAACCCTGGGATGTGATGCTGATAGACGAAACACATTAG